A genomic region of Alicyclobacillus sp. SO9 contains the following coding sequences:
- a CDS encoding GNAT family N-acetyltransferase, with protein MGTPMKSFEGQRVTLRPIDVDGDAPEWFEAMQEPDMHLWTANHIPIDVDEVRDVVLATYANHPDIFAWSIRESKTDKMVGIYWIGVPFISDEHRLVTFDAQRIAKPYWRKGYTKEARSLVYDHAFTDLGVEEIRASAWELNTNSCLSMESAGFELARLYPRFNPKYDSELMEREYVLRREKWQQLNGKPC; from the coding sequence ATGGGTACGCCAATGAAGAGTTTCGAAGGACAACGTGTGACACTTCGCCCAATCGATGTTGACGGAGATGCTCCAGAATGGTTTGAGGCAATGCAAGAGCCCGATATGCATTTGTGGACAGCTAACCACATTCCGATTGATGTAGATGAAGTTAGGGATGTTGTTTTAGCAACCTATGCAAATCATCCTGATATTTTTGCTTGGTCTATCAGGGAGTCCAAAACAGATAAGATGGTCGGGATATACTGGATTGGCGTCCCGTTTATATCTGACGAACACCGCCTAGTGACATTTGACGCACAACGCATTGCAAAACCTTATTGGAGAAAAGGATACACTAAGGAGGCAAGGTCACTCGTTTACGACCATGCATTTACAGACCTCGGCGTAGAAGAAATACGTGCGTCAGCATGGGAACTAAACACAAACTCCTGTTTATCCATGGAGAGTGCAGGTTTTGAACTTGCTCGTTTGTACCCACGTTTCAATCCCAAGTACGATTCAGAACTGATGGAAAGAGAATATGTGTTGCGCCGTGAAAAGTGGCAACAATTAAACGGCAAACCGTGCTGA